From the Lathyrus oleraceus cultivar Zhongwan6 chromosome 4, CAAS_Psat_ZW6_1.0, whole genome shotgun sequence genome, one window contains:
- the LOC127076751 gene encoding UPF0481 protein At3g47200 — protein sequence MAYVSTSAALSEPEYEMVKHIIDIKDLEELSLAECSIYNVPHNLRKVKQEAYTPQLISIGPIHLGEQELQPMQQHKKRYFHFFWERLSSTNQQSMKNYKLYLENKEQEIRKCYAEKFPNISKEKFVETILLDAVFIMELLLRNSSWKSDTSKHEHDYVQSKSFRWKHSDDYILTQAWLSKSITRDLILLENQIPFFVLMNLYETVVSEDDKKPEHDSFLDLALEYFAFYDTQRSSSLETKLVLDKNQSKKYFYVSGILGDVGKKKHSDKSMRNNNPREKFQFHGPKHFTDLIRFFYLPADLGKSGCSHSFPRTVTKLTESGVSFEKVVGRRLLDITFEKKPFLSNFLCLGCLPSFSCLNHFKARLRIPQLKVDHTTECVLRNLIALEQCQYQEQPYICNYVSLVDSLIHTQVDVDFLVEREVIVHEMGSDKEVAMLVNGLCKHVVVNSNCYHEIINELNKHYQNIWNRTMAALWLVYFRDAWRASSTLVGIAFLVYTAFNFVRLAKVLFY from the coding sequence ATGGCATATGTTTCTACTTCTGCTGCTTTATCAGAACCTGAATATGAAATGGTGAAACACATCATCGACATTAAAGACCTAGAAGAGTTAAGTTTAGCTGAGTGTAGCATCTACAATGTTCCTCACAATCTTAGAAAAGTTAAACAAGAAGCTTACACTCCTCAACTAATCTCAATCGGTCCCATTCACCTTGGAGAACAAGAACTTCAACCAATGCAACAGCACAAAAAAAGGTACTTCCATTTCTTCTGGGAACGTTTATCTTCAACCAACCAACAATCCATGAAGAACTACAAACTCTATCTAGAAAACAAAGAACAAGAAATAAGAAAGTGTTATGCGGAGAAATTTCCTAATATTAGTAAAGAGAAGTTTGTGGAAACTATTTTGCTGGATGCAGTGTTCATCATGGAACTTTTGTTAAGAAACAGTTCATGGAAATCAGATACATCAAAACATGAACATGATTACGTGCAATCCAAGTCATTCAGATGGAAACACAGTGATGATTATATTCTAACACAGGCTTGGTTAAGCAAAAGCATTACAAGGGACTTGATTTTGTTGGAAAATCAAATACCTTTTTTCGTGTTGATGAATCTTTATGAAACTGTTGTTTCAGAAGATGATAAAAAACCTGAACATGACAGTTTTCTTGATCTTGCACTTGAGTATTTTGCATTCTATGATACTCAGAGATCTTCTTCTCTTGAAACTAAGCTTGTTTTGGATAAGAATCAAAGCAAGAAATATTTTTATGTAAGTGGAATACTTGGTGATGTTGGTAAGAAAAAACATTCTGATAAATCTATGAGAAATAATAACCCTAGAGAAAAGTTTCAGTTTCATGGACCTAAGCATTTCACTGACTTGATAAGGTTTTTCTACCTTCCTGCTGATTTAGGAAAAAGTGGTTGCTCTCATAGTTTTCCAAGAACAGTAACAAAGTTAACAGAATCTGGTGTGAGTTTTGAGAAAGTTGTTGGGAGAAGATTACTTGACATAACATTTGAAAAGAAACCATTTCTGAGTAATTTTCTTTGCTTAGGTTGTTTACCTTCTTTTTCATGTTTGAATCATTTCAAAGCGCGTCTTCGGATTCCGCAGTTGAAGGTTGATCACACGACAGAATGTGTTTTGAGGAATCTCATTGCTTTGGAACAATGTCAGTATCAAGAACAACCTTATATATGTAACTATGTTTCACTTGTTGATTCTCTGATACATACACAAGTTGATGTTGATTTCTTGGTTGAGAGGGAAGTGATTGTGCATGAAATGGGAAGTGATAAGGAAGTGGCTATGCTTGTTAATGGTCTTTGTAAGCATGTTGTGGTGAATTCGAATTGTTATCATGAGATTATAAATGAGCTTAATAAGCATTATCAG